The nucleotide sequence TAACATTCTCACTGGCGAGGACTAGCTCACGCAACGCATGGGAAATTACTCTTGCCCGTACGCGCGTCCTTTTTTCAACAGGGTTTGTCTTTCCGCCATAAAATTTCACTTTACCGTTTTCTTGCTTAATGGCAACTTGGTCACCACCGCGCCCAAGCGCTAGGTCTAAGCTTGATTGAGCTAAGGTTCCTAATTCAGGAAGTGAAGCTGAGCCCTTGCCAATACCTATACTTAATGTAAGAGGGATATTCTGCTTCGAAGTGAATTCGCGTACATGATCGAGAATATCGAATTTCGTACGCTCAAGCTGCTCTAGAATTTGTTGATTAAATACAGCTACAAAGCGTTCCGATGAGGTTCTTTTCAAGAAAATCCCATTATCGACAGACCACTTATTTAAAATGGATGTCACCTGGCTATTAATTCGACTCTTAAGTTGATCATCCATTCCCTGTGTCAATTCTTCATAGTTGTCCAAATAAACAATTCCGAGTATTGTTTGCTCTTCTTCATACAAACGTTCAATTTCAGCTTTTTCAGTAACATCGAAGAAATAAAGCAGCTTCTCTTCTCGCTTAATATGAACGCGGAAATTACGTTTGTTGATTTGCAATAGCTCAACATCCATATCCCCTTTTAGAAGAGGAATAATTGTTTCCGAAATATCATTCAGCGAATGACCAACAAGTGTATTTTCATGAAAGCAAGTACTTAAGTAAGGATTTGTCCATTCCACTTGATAATCATCATTATAGAGTACGATTCCGATCGGCATTTCCATTAATGCCTCTTCGCCAACCTTCTTCACTCGATATGATAATGTCGAAATGTATTTCTCCATCTCTTCTTGAAACTGCTGCTCGTACTTAAATGTAATATACGAAATTCCCGCTACAACTGCCAGCGCAGTTAAAGCAGCCTCCCATTTATGAAAACCTAAGTAAATAATCAGCAGGATTGTAAATAGTAAGAAAAGAAAAAATGGATAACTGAGCCACCGCTTTTTTAGAAAGTTTGGCATACTGTCAGCTCCTACACACAAAGTTGGTTCCTGTATGTTTCCCCAGCTACTCTAAGTTATTTTCGCTCTTGCAAACGTTGGCGCAAATCAAATCCTAAATCAATTATACCTAAGATTCGAATAAGATACAGTAGGAAAGGTACGATGAAAGCAAAGATTGTAACAACGATTGGTACAGCCTTCGAAAGCCCCTTCCATTTCGTAAAGAAGAAGATAAAAGATAAGCCCTGAACGGTCATAATGACCTCTAAAACAATAAACAGATTTAAAACTGCCAGCTCCCACATACCTTCTGAAACGCCTATATAGAAAATAAGCGAAACAATTAAATAATACCAAAGGAGCACCTTAGGGAAAAGCCACTCTGAAAAAGGTGGAAAAGAGGTTGCTTCAAAGCCTAACCGTTTCAAAATCTTTTTTGCTAACAGTTGCACAATGAAAGTTGAAATAACAGCTGTGAATACAAGCACACTTGGTACGATCTTTGGTAAAAAGCGAACCATTTCTTCAAATAACTTCGTTTGATTTGCAAGTTCTTCATCCGAAAATTGAAGCATACCCTCTGATTGTTGTACAGCTTCATCGAACCACTTTGTCGTTTCTTTCATAAAATCAAAATCAAGCACTGTTACGATGAAAATATAATTCAATAACAGCATAAATAAGAAAGAAAGCGTACCTCCGATTAAAACCTCTATCGCCGTTCTCTTTCTTCTCGTTAACTCACCAATTACTAAGCCGCATAACGTAAACGTAAGGACTGGTAACAGGAAGTAGATACTACCAATTATGAACGAAACGATAGCAGAACCCACTAGAAACAACGCACCTGGCTTTACGCCATAACGATATGTATATATAGTGAGCGGTAATGCCAAAAGATATAAAAACAACATACCCGCTATTGGAATGTATACTGCTAAGAAAGCAAGCACCATAGTTAAAGCGAGAAGAAGGGCCCCTTCAGTAATGATGCGTGTTTGTTTCAACGATGTCACCCCGCCGCCTAATCAATATGTAATACCATTTTATGGTTTATTAAAGCATTTTTCAAATGATAAAGAAAAAAGACAGCAAGAATGAATCTCGCTGCCCCTTTACCGCTCCAAATACTACTCAGTTACGTATGGTAGTAATGCTACTTGACGTGCACGTTTGATAGCACGTGTAAGTTTACGTTGATATTTTGAAGAAGTACCAGTCACACGACGTGGAAGAATCTTTCCGCGCTCTGAGATGAACTTTCTTAAAAGATCAACATCTTTATAATCGATGTGTGTAATGCCGTTTGCTGTGAAGTAACACACCTTACGACGTTTACGACCTCTGCGTCCTGCCATTGTTCATGACCTCCTTTATTGTTCATTTTCATTTACGTACCATTTAGAATGGTAAATCGTCATCTGAAATGTCGATTTTTTCTTCATTACCGCCGAATGGGTTATCATTCTGTGGCTTTGAATAGTTTGTATTATTTTGACGTTGTTGGTTCTGATCTTGACCGAATCCGCCGCCCATTGATCCATAATCTTGATCATAAGATGGTCCTGATGCTTGACTTCCTGTTGCTCCTTTTGGCTCTAAGAACTGAACACTTTCAGCAACAACTTCTGTAATGAATACTCGGCGACCTTCTTGGTTGTCAAAGCTACGCGTTTGAATACGTCCATCGACACCAGCAAGGCTACCTTTCTTCAAGAAGTTTGCAACGTTTTCCGCTTGACGTCTCCAAACAACACAGTTAATAAAGTCAGCATCTCTCTCACCTTGTTGATTTGTGAAGGTACGGTTTACTGCCAACGTAAAGTTTGCAACAGCAACTCCATTCGGTGTATACCGTAACTCCGGATCTTTTGTTAATCTGCCGACAAGTACGACGCGATTCAACATCAGAACCACTCCTTCGTATAAATTACAGTACAAATATTACGATAAACAAGAAGGTAAGCCGGATGCCTCCAGCTAACTTGCCCTCTCGTTTCTAAGTTCGATTATTCTTCTTCTTTGATAGTAATGTGACGGATGATGTCATCGCTGATCTTCGCTAAGCGATCGAACTCATTAACCGCTTCTGTCGTAGCTTTGAAGTTAACAACCACATAGATACCATCTTTGTAATCATTAATTTCATACGCTAGACGACGTTTACCCATCTCATCTACTTTTTCGATCTCCGCACCATTGTTTGTAAGGATGCCATGGAAACGTTCCATCAATTCTTTCTTTGCATCATCTTCAATGTTTGGACGAATAATGTACATGATTTCGTAATTGCGCATGTATTGTCACCTCCTTTTGGACTTACGGCTCCTATGGTAGGAGCAAGGAGCAATCTTTCATTACTCACAATTGAGTATTATAGCACAACAATCTATGAAAGACAAGCTCGTCCCTATACATTAAAGCGGAAATGAATAACATCGCCATCTTGAACGATATACTCTTTTCCTTCTAGGCGTACCTTCCCATTCTCACGTGCCACACCCATTGAACCTGCTGCTAATAAATCTTCATACGAAACGGTCTCTGCACGGATAAATCCGCGTTCGAAGTCTGTATGAATAATCCCTGCAGCTTGTGGTGCTTTCATTCCTTTACGGAACGTCCAAGCCCGAACTTCTTGTTCACCAGCTGTAAAGTATGTTGCTAGACCAAGTAATTGGTAAGCTGCTTTAATCAGTTGATCCAAGCCCGACTCTTCAATTCCCAAATCCTCTAAGAACAATTGCTTTTCTTCTTCATCAAGCTCAGCAATTTCGGATTCGATTTTTGCACAGACGACAATCACTTCTGCATTTTCATTTGCAGCATACTCACGTACTTTTTGTACATATTCATTATTTGATGGGTCGACAATCTCTTCTTCACTTACATTCGCTACATAAAGAACAGGTTTAATCGTTAATAGATGAAGACCCTTTACAATTTTCAATTGTTCTTTTGTGAACTCAACTGCACGAGCAGGCTGCTCTTCTTCAAATGCGTCTTTTAATTTCTTTAAGATTTCATGCTCGAACATCGCTTCTTTATCTTTTTGACGAGCCATCTTTTCAACTCTGCCAATACGTTTATCTACTGTTTCTAAATCAGCTAAAATTAATTCTAGATTAATTGTTTCAATGTCTGAAATCGGATCAACTTTACCAGAAACATGTGTAATATCATCATCTTTGAAGCAACGTACTACATGTGAGATCGCATCTACTTGACGAATATGCGAAAGGAATTTATTCCCAAGACCTTCACCTTTACTTGCGCCTTTTACAATCCCTGCGATATCAGTAAACTCAAATGCTGTTGGAATCGTTTTTTTCGGCTTTACAAGCTCAGTTAATTTATGCAAACGTTCATCCGGAACTTCAACAATACCTACATTCGGATCGATTGTACAAAATGGATAGTTCGCTGATTCAGCACCAGCTTGTGTAATTGCATTAAAAAGCGTTGATTTTCCTACGTTAGGAAGACCGACAATTCCTGCCGTCAATGCCATAACAAAGTCACTCCTCTTTTTTCCGATACTAATACATACTTTCACAATTATAGAAACAACAAATCAAAAGCGCAAGCGTTCCTGTGTGAAAGATGGGAAATTCACACGGCGCTTGCGCTGGTTTTTCATCATTTATTCACTCGTTTTTTCAATAACTTTTTTTAGCTTGCGGGTAAATTCTTTGCGCGGCATCATCACACTATGGTCGCAACCTTCACATTTAATGCGGATATCCATTCCTGTGCGGATGATTTTCCAGCGGTTGACCCCACATGGATGAGGCTTTTTCATTTCTACTATATCGTTTAATTCGAATGCTTTCTCAGACATTCTGCTTTCCCCTTTCAAATTATGCATTTTCTTTTACAGACATCTTTTCTTCGTCATCACTGCGATTATACATAACAAGGCGAGGGAACGGAATTTCAATTCCACGTTCATCTAGACGTAACTTAATTTCTTTCCGCAAGACTCTACCAATATGCCAATGTGCCATTGGCTTCACTTCAGAAATTACACGCATGATTACCTCTGAAGCTCCTAAGCTCTGAACACCAAGTAATTCAGGTGTACTCACCATATCTTCGTACTTTCCAGGCAGCTCCTTGAGCAGTTCTTCAAGCGCAGCCTCCGCTTCCACAATATTCCCTTCATAAGCAATGCTTACATCTACTACAGCAACACTATTATGTAAGGAAAAATTGGTCACTTCGTTAATATTTCCATTTGGCAAGATATTCATTTCGCCTGTCCAGCTTTTAATCTTAGTTGTACGCAAACCGATTTCTTCAACAAAACCTTCAAATTTCCCCACTCTTATAAAATCTCCTACCGAAAACTGATCTTCAAAGATTATAAAAAATCCTGAAATAATATCTCGAACCAAATTTTGCGCACCAAAACCTACTGCCAAACCGACAATCCCTGCTCCAGCGAGGATTGCTTTAATATCAATTGAAACAGCTTCTAGCGTCATTACAATTGCAATAAAATAAACACAATACGTTAAAACATTCGTTAACAACTTTAATAAGGTTGTTTTACGTCTCTGAGTAATTTGTACGGGTCCTCTTTCCCGCAGTTCAAACAATTTCTGAACGGTTTTCTTTCCAATTCGAATCAGAACGAATGCCACAAGCCAAATAAGCAATATTTCTAACACAGCTTTTCCGACTAGCTGCCATCGTTCTTCGTTCGTCAAATATCGAACGAACCATGTCCACATATTAGTTAAAGCATTCATGCTTCACGTTCCTTTCAACAAATAAACCCAATTTATTCTACCTTCTATCTTAACAATTTTTCGTTAAGATGAGTAGCGCTTTGAAAAAGGATACAACAAAATTGCCGCTAGCATATACAAATTTAACAATCCATATATCGGATACAAAACAGCAATCAAATTAGAAAATCCGAAAGTGGTAAGTGGCAGCATCACGACAACAAACAACAATGATAACAGCCAGACAGGAAGCCTTAATACCTTTCTAAACCTTGATACAAGCCCAAATATGCCAGAAGCTGCCGTTGTATAGATTGCAGCCCACAGTAGAACAGACATGAAGATCATCATCGAATAAGGAAATTGCTTCAATATAGCAAACAAAGGAATTTCATATAAAACAATTTCATTCGAAATTTGCAAAAGCGATTCGTTGTAAATATACGAAATAACACCTAATGCCGCTCCGCTTCCAACGCTCGCAATCCAAATCTCCCCAGGATGCTTTATTTCCTTCCCAATTGCCGCTAATACTGCGACAAGCGGCATAATGTTTAAAGCTGTAAACGTAAAAGCTGTCGGCCAATTCCTTTGTTTCTCCCAATCAAATACCCACGGTTGTCCATTTGATGAAATGAATAAGAGAAGGACAAACACAAGACCTGTAATGAGAAGTGGTAACAGCAGTGAATTAATCGATAACATTCCTTGGATATCCCAAAAGAATAATAGCACTAATAAAAACGCAATAATTGCAATGCCCGTCCAATATGGCACATAGAATACTTCAAGCGCTACTCCCCCGCCAGCAATCATAATAACGGTTGTAGAAAACAAATAAAATACAATCATCCAATCATATACGTACGTAAGCTTCTTACCTACTAACTTCTCGAGAACTGGAATATAATCCATCGTTTTCTGCTCATAGCTCATCTGCATAATTACATAACATGAAATTATAAATAGAATCGCAAACAGCAGAATAGCCAGTCCGCTTTCTTGACCAAAAAATTGCCAGATCTCTCTTCCAGACGCATAGCCTGCTCCGATCATTGTCCCCATGATTAGAAATAGCCATTTAAGTCCTCCCC is from Bacillus tianshenii and encodes:
- the rpsR gene encoding 30S ribosomal protein S18 gives rise to the protein MAGRRGRKRRKVCYFTANGITHIDYKDVDLLRKFISERGKILPRRVTGTSSKYQRKLTRAIKRARQVALLPYVTE
- a CDS encoding DUF951 domain-containing protein; this encodes MSEKAFELNDIVEMKKPHPCGVNRWKIIRTGMDIRIKCEGCDHSVMMPRKEFTRKLKKVIEKTSE
- a CDS encoding mechanosensitive ion channel family protein, whose translation is MNALTNMWTWFVRYLTNEERWQLVGKAVLEILLIWLVAFVLIRIGKKTVQKLFELRERGPVQITQRRKTTLLKLLTNVLTYCVYFIAIVMTLEAVSIDIKAILAGAGIVGLAVGFGAQNLVRDIISGFFIIFEDQFSVGDFIRVGKFEGFVEEIGLRTTKIKSWTGEMNILPNGNINEVTNFSLHNSVAVVDVSIAYEGNIVEAEAALEELLKELPGKYEDMVSTPELLGVQSLGASEVIMRVISEVKPMAHWHIGRVLRKEIKLRLDERGIEIPFPRLVMYNRSDDEEKMSVKENA
- the ssb gene encoding single-stranded DNA-binding protein — encoded protein: MLNRVVLVGRLTKDPELRYTPNGVAVANFTLAVNRTFTNQQGERDADFINCVVWRRQAENVANFLKKGSLAGVDGRIQTRSFDNQEGRRVFITEVVAESVQFLEPKGATGSQASGPSYDQDYGSMGGGFGQDQNQQRQNNTNYSKPQNDNPFGGNEEKIDISDDDLPF
- the rpsF gene encoding 30S ribosomal protein S6 — its product is MRNYEIMYIIRPNIEDDAKKELMERFHGILTNNGAEIEKVDEMGKRRLAYEINDYKDGIYVVVNFKATTEAVNEFDRLAKISDDIIRHITIKEEE
- the ychF gene encoding redox-regulated ATPase YchF, with amino-acid sequence MALTAGIVGLPNVGKSTLFNAITQAGAESANYPFCTIDPNVGIVEVPDERLHKLTELVKPKKTIPTAFEFTDIAGIVKGASKGEGLGNKFLSHIRQVDAISHVVRCFKDDDITHVSGKVDPISDIETINLELILADLETVDKRIGRVEKMARQKDKEAMFEHEILKKLKDAFEEEQPARAVEFTKEQLKIVKGLHLLTIKPVLYVANVSEEEIVDPSNNEYVQKVREYAANENAEVIVVCAKIESEIAELDEEEKQLFLEDLGIEESGLDQLIKAAYQLLGLATYFTAGEQEVRAWTFRKGMKAPQAAGIIHTDFERGFIRAETVSYEDLLAAGSMGVARENGKVRLEGKEYIVQDGDVIHFRFNV
- a CDS encoding YybS family protein, which gives rise to MKQTRIITEGALLLALTMVLAFLAVYIPIAGMLFLYLLALPLTIYTYRYGVKPGALFLVGSAIVSFIIGSIYFLLPVLTFTLCGLVIGELTRRKRTAIEVLIGGTLSFLFMLLLNYIFIVTVLDFDFMKETTKWFDEAVQQSEGMLQFSDEELANQTKLFEEMVRFLPKIVPSVLVFTAVISTFIVQLLAKKILKRLGFEATSFPPFSEWLFPKVLLWYYLIVSLIFYIGVSEGMWELAVLNLFIVLEVIMTVQGLSFIFFFTKWKGLSKAVPIVVTIFAFIVPFLLYLIRILGIIDLGFDLRQRLQERK
- a CDS encoding DHH family phosphoesterase, with amino-acid sequence MPNFLKKRWLSYPFFLFLLFTILLIIYLGFHKWEAALTALAVVAGISYITFKYEQQFQEEMEKYISTLSYRVKKVGEEALMEMPIGIVLYNDDYQVEWTNPYLSTCFHENTLVGHSLNDISETIIPLLKGDMDVELLQINKRNFRVHIKREEKLLYFFDVTEKAEIERLYEEEQTILGIVYLDNYEELTQGMDDQLKSRINSQVTSILNKWSVDNGIFLKRTSSERFVAVFNQQILEQLERTKFDILDHVREFTSKQNIPLTLSIGIGKGSASLPELGTLAQSSLDLALGRGGDQVAIKQENGKVKFYGGKTNPVEKRTRVRARVISHALRELVLASENVIIMGHKSPDMDAIGASIGVLKVAETNEKNGYIVVNKNDLDTGVQRLIGEIKMKDELWEKFISPEEAIEKVNDGTLLVVVDTHKPSLVIEERLLTRVDHVVVIDHHRRGEEFIENPLLVYMEPYASSTAELVTELLEYQPKHLKLDILESTSLLAGIIVDTKSFTLRTGSRTFDAASYLRAQGADTVLVQKFLKEDLDQYVKRSKLIENASIYRDGIAISKGDPETTYGQVLIAQAADTLLTMTGVVASFVISKRDDGKVSISARSLGDVNVQVIMEGLNGGGHLTNAATQIENVTIDEAEEQLKAVVDEYLEGGEEE